In the Anaerolineae bacterium genome, one interval contains:
- a CDS encoding Acetylornithine deacetylase: MTPYEYLSSQFQKDLLEFAQSLIRIKSLPGQEEEIIHFIRRRMLDLGYDEVRIDSMGNLIGRIGSGNKTLLFDSHIDTVDVNDTDQWDYPPFGGEVVDGRLYGRGAVDMKCGAAASIYAVALARQLGFIQGKTLYVSCTVMEEDCDGVNLRHLFQEFNLKPHSVVICEPSNNRIALGHKGKAQISVKTYGLSAHSSAPEKGVNAVYEMAEIIQRIEQTNLELMKKGELRGSLALCSISSRSASLNAIPSECEVYLDRRIAPGETKEDIEQEMARILHGKNASWEIQTLQRKSWTGMEVDYRPFHLAWKIDLDHELSRVCRAAYRETFGKEPGEFVFWDFSTNAVTPVSLGIPTIGFGPGDPKLAHMRNENCPVSQLLDACQFYVQVAAKI, from the coding sequence GTGACCCCCTATGAATACCTTTCATCCCAGTTTCAAAAGGACCTGCTTGAATTTGCGCAAAGCCTGATCCGTATCAAAAGTCTGCCGGGTCAGGAGGAGGAAATTATTCATTTCATCCGAAGGAGAATGCTCGATTTGGGTTACGATGAAGTCCGCATCGACTCGATGGGGAATCTGATCGGCAGAATTGGCAGCGGCAACAAAACCCTGCTGTTCGATTCTCATATTGATACGGTGGACGTAAACGATACCGACCAATGGGATTATCCACCCTTCGGCGGCGAGGTCGTCGATGGACGCCTTTATGGCAGAGGTGCGGTGGACATGAAATGCGGTGCAGCCGCTTCGATCTATGCCGTAGCGCTTGCCAGGCAACTGGGCTTCATCCAGGGAAAAACACTTTACGTTTCCTGCACCGTCATGGAAGAAGATTGTGATGGGGTGAACCTGAGGCATTTGTTCCAGGAATTCAACCTCAAGCCCCACTCTGTGGTCATCTGCGAACCCTCCAATAACCGCATTGCTTTAGGACATAAAGGCAAAGCTCAGATATCCGTGAAAACCTATGGTCTCTCAGCCCACAGTTCAGCGCCCGAAAAAGGAGTGAACGCCGTCTATGAGATGGCTGAGATCATTCAACGCATTGAACAAACCAACCTGGAGCTAATGAAAAAAGGCGAATTGCGAGGTAGCCTGGCGCTCTGCAGCATCTCCAGCCGCAGCGCTTCCCTGAATGCCATCCCCTCCGAATGTGAAGTCTACCTCGACCGCCGCATCGCTCCTGGGGAGACCAAAGAGGATATTGAGCAGGAGATGGCGCGCATTCTGCACGGTAAAAATGCAAGTTGGGAAATTCAAACCCTGCAGCGCAAAAGCTGGACCGGCATGGAGGTTGACTATCGCCCATTCCATCTGGCATGGAAGATCGATTTGGATCACGAACTCAGCCGAGTCTGTCGGGCTGCTTATCGAGAAACTTTCGGCAAAGAGCCAGGTGAATTCGTCTTTTGGGACTTCAGCACCAATGCGGTAACTCCGGTCAGCCTGGGCATTCCCACGATTGGCTTTGGACCCGGTG